From one Rhizobium leguminosarum genomic stretch:
- a CDS encoding recombinase family protein, with protein sequence MPKSKASGHSVPPSKKEYIKGRSARCPTSQANRAALYLRVSTADQKPDLQYDGLRSFAARAGLDIVGDYCDIAVSGRKEGRPRLNALMTSARNRELDCVLVWKFDRFARSTRHLLTALEEFDHLGIRFISVQDQIDTASPMGRAMFTIIGAMAELESSLISEGVTAGMKAAAARGKHLGRPKLPARLVREIETLAASTDLSIRKIHEKIEGQASRGRVGEIVQRARSHQQVTTPDPASGEQS encoded by the coding sequence GTGCCTAAATCAAAGGCTTCGGGGCATAGCGTTCCGCCGTCCAAAAAGGAATACATTAAAGGACGATCCGCGCGCTGCCCCACATCACAGGCAAACCGCGCAGCCCTCTATCTGCGCGTCTCGACCGCCGACCAGAAGCCCGACCTGCAATATGACGGGTTGCGCAGCTTTGCCGCGCGCGCCGGTCTCGACATCGTCGGCGACTACTGCGACATCGCCGTCTCCGGACGCAAGGAAGGCCGCCCCAGGCTCAACGCCCTGATGACCAGTGCCCGCAATCGCGAACTCGATTGTGTGCTCGTCTGGAAGTTCGACCGCTTCGCCCGCTCCACGCGCCATCTCCTGACCGCGCTCGAGGAATTCGACCACCTCGGTATTCGCTTCATCAGCGTCCAGGACCAGATCGACACCGCAAGCCCGATGGGGCGGGCCATGTTCACCATCATCGGCGCCATGGCCGAGCTGGAATCATCCCTGATCAGCGAGGGGGTCACGGCCGGCATGAAAGCGGCCGCCGCTCGTGGAAAACATCTCGGACGACCAAAACTTCCGGCGCGACTGGTCAGGGAGATCGAAACGCTGGCGGCCTCCACCGATCTCAGCATTCGCAAGATCCACGAGAAGATCGAAGGACAGGCCAGTCGCGGCCGCGTCGGCGAGATCGTTCAGCGGGCGCGATCACATCAACAGGTTACAACACCCGATCCAGCGTCAGGAGAGCAATCATGA
- a CDS encoding ferritin-like domain-containing protein: MRSRVTEQLHQILDQSLKARASHVKSLRPDSMGSSTVAVPTGFSPHDYAVFLLHVAAEIEHGLLIQYLFAAYSLGGPQVPEKDRSKVVRWQAILLGIAREEMGHLITVQNLLKLIGGPLNLERDDFPWDVPFYPFPFALEPLSAKLIARYVCIESPDVWPDNWAAQEDDIKKLAFPEGSDGFNRVGLIYGILKTLLGDKTLMPDSCFHADTLSYQASFDEWGRGYAAGARGAATPGAATPDVLIYTAYSRKTALDALDAIAEQGEAADTISQEKDLSHFERFMELYQEFSTEAD; the protein is encoded by the coding sequence ATGAGAAGCCGCGTCACAGAACAACTGCATCAAATACTCGATCAATCATTGAAGGCGCGGGCCAGCCACGTAAAAAGCTTGCGTCCGGATAGCATGGGGTCCAGCACAGTTGCCGTCCCGACTGGCTTTTCTCCGCACGATTATGCCGTCTTTCTGCTTCATGTCGCCGCGGAAATCGAACACGGCCTTCTCATCCAGTATCTGTTTGCCGCCTACTCGCTCGGGGGACCTCAGGTGCCCGAAAAAGATCGGTCGAAGGTTGTGCGGTGGCAAGCCATTCTGCTCGGAATCGCCCGGGAGGAAATGGGTCACCTGATCACGGTTCAAAATCTGCTCAAGCTGATCGGTGGTCCATTAAATCTCGAACGCGACGACTTTCCATGGGATGTGCCGTTCTATCCCTTTCCGTTCGCGCTTGAACCGCTCAGTGCCAAGCTCATCGCGCGCTATGTGTGCATCGAAAGTCCAGATGTTTGGCCCGACAACTGGGCGGCGCAGGAGGACGACATCAAAAAACTCGCTTTTCCGGAGGGTAGCGACGGCTTTAACCGTGTCGGTCTGATTTATGGAATCCTTAAAACGCTACTTGGCGATAAGACCTTGATGCCCGATTCTTGTTTTCACGCCGACACGCTGAGTTATCAAGCCTCGTTCGACGAATGGGGGCGAGGATACGCAGCAGGTGCTCGCGGAGCTGCAACCCCTGGAGCGGCAACGCCCGACGTCCTCATTTATACGGCTTATTCCCGCAAAACCGCGTTGGACGCACTCGATGCTATCGCCGAGCAGGGTGAAGCAGCGGATACAATCAGCCAAGAGAAAGACCTCTCCCATTTCGAACGTTTTATGGAACTGTACCAGGAGTTCTCGACAGAAGCGGATTGA
- a CDS encoding IS5 family transposase has product MAWTETTRQQYVRRTSRYASDVTDREWEFIAPFMPAPRRLGRPRKTDLREVLNALLYIASTGCQWRMLPKDFPPCSTVQRYFYEWRAMGLWPRINHHLVMEARELDGKEASPTAGAIDSQSVKTTESGGIRGFDAGKKIKGRKRHIIVDTLGLMVGLMVHSADIQDRDGAPDLLKSIRNRWPWLLHVFADGGYAGDKLKKRLQKIGKWTLEIIKRTDKAKGFEILPRRWVVERTFAWLGRCRRLAKDFETSIASAEAWITIAHIRMLTRRLARYGYR; this is encoded by the coding sequence ATGGCCTGGACTGAAACCACCCGACAGCAATATGTCCGTCGGACGAGCCGATATGCAAGCGATGTTACCGATCGCGAATGGGAATTTATTGCGCCGTTCATGCCCGCGCCACGGCGTCTGGGCCGGCCACGCAAGACCGATCTGCGCGAGGTTTTAAACGCCCTTCTCTATATCGCTTCGACAGGCTGCCAGTGGCGGATGCTGCCGAAGGACTTTCCGCCCTGTTCAACGGTGCAGCGGTACTTCTATGAATGGCGGGCAATGGGTCTTTGGCCACGGATCAACCATCACCTCGTCATGGAGGCACGGGAGCTGGATGGGAAAGAAGCTTCACCGACGGCTGGCGCCATCGACAGCCAAAGCGTCAAGACGACTGAAAGCGGTGGTATTCGGGGCTTTGACGCTGGCAAGAAGATCAAAGGACGCAAGCGTCATATCATTGTCGATACGCTCGGGCTGATGGTTGGTCTCATGGTGCACAGCGCTGATATCCAGGACCGCGACGGGGCTCCCGATCTTCTGAAGTCCATCCGCAACCGATGGCCGTGGCTCCTTCATGTCTTCGCCGATGGCGGCTATGCGGGCGACAAGCTGAAAAAGCGGCTGCAGAAAATAGGAAAATGGACACTCGAAATTATCAAGCGTACCGACAAGGCCAAGGGTTTCGAAATCCTGCCGCGCCGCTGGGTCGTCGAGAGGACGTTCGCCTGGCTGGGACGATGCAGAAGATTGGCCAAGGACTTCGAGACATCCATCGCTTCAGCAGAAGCCTGGATAACCATCGCTCACATCCGAATGCTCACCAGACGGCTGGCAAGATACGGATATCGTTGA
- a CDS encoding C25 family cysteine peptidase, which produces MDQQPDKVIVTNVAALKGKYGANGYDVIKNSVDALISADKQRGLVTVLVPLDDKGVMKNLSAPPVTRRTDPAQNKEAIDAVYRALGPDYLVILGAIDVVPHQDMANPLYDPSGEDPDECAYGDLPYACEAPYSRNAKDFIGPTRVVGRIPDVTGGTDPNYLAELLRVAAEYKSASPPSVNTYFAVTAQIWQKSTELSVTNTFGPPAKVETVPPNDDEWSSDELERRMHFFNCHGAPASSQFYGQPSSGANEYPPALDATYIDGKLKEGTIVAAECCYGGELYTLSSTQKQIGICNVYLANKAYGFFASTTIAYGPAEGNGQADLICQFFLQNILRGSSNGRAALEARQTFVRKSSPMDPSDLKTLAQFNLYGDPSLTAVQTPKAFVLAAAADFTLAERSDRKDRRRLLFREGVDLAAKEPVPTPVRRKPKKAILDRLQASAEAQGRTAGTLLSFSIRHRGRAKLPHALAQAPSLPTAFHLLFTKPVEDTSSSRAETGIVDIVVFVGKEVDGELASITKIRSR; this is translated from the coding sequence ATGGATCAGCAACCAGACAAGGTCATCGTCACGAATGTGGCGGCGCTCAAGGGAAAATACGGCGCCAACGGATATGATGTCATCAAAAATAGTGTCGACGCGCTTATCTCGGCTGATAAGCAGCGAGGGCTAGTGACGGTTCTTGTTCCTCTTGACGACAAGGGCGTCATGAAGAACCTGTCCGCACCGCCGGTGACACGTCGAACGGATCCAGCACAAAATAAGGAGGCTATAGACGCCGTTTATCGCGCGCTTGGACCAGATTATTTGGTGATATTGGGTGCAATCGATGTCGTACCGCATCAGGACATGGCAAACCCTCTTTACGATCCAAGCGGAGAAGACCCAGACGAGTGCGCTTACGGGGATCTTCCTTACGCATGCGAAGCGCCTTACAGCCGGAACGCGAAGGACTTCATTGGCCCGACAAGGGTTGTCGGCAGAATACCGGATGTCACGGGAGGAACCGACCCCAACTACCTCGCTGAATTGCTTCGTGTTGCAGCAGAATACAAATCCGCCTCACCGCCATCGGTGAACACCTATTTCGCGGTGACGGCACAGATATGGCAAAAATCTACCGAACTCTCTGTCACCAACACATTCGGGCCTCCGGCCAAGGTCGAGACCGTTCCTCCGAATGACGACGAATGGAGTTCCGACGAACTTGAACGCCGTATGCATTTCTTCAACTGCCACGGCGCTCCGGCGAGCTCCCAGTTCTATGGGCAGCCCAGCAGTGGAGCGAACGAATACCCTCCCGCGCTTGACGCGACCTATATCGACGGGAAGCTTAAGGAAGGAACGATCGTTGCTGCGGAATGCTGTTATGGCGGCGAACTTTATACGCTTTCCTCGACCCAAAAGCAGATTGGCATCTGCAATGTCTATCTCGCAAACAAAGCTTATGGCTTTTTCGCCAGCACGACGATTGCTTATGGCCCTGCTGAGGGGAACGGCCAGGCCGACCTGATATGCCAGTTCTTTCTTCAAAACATCCTTCGTGGTTCCTCAAACGGACGAGCGGCCCTTGAGGCCCGCCAAACGTTTGTCCGGAAATCCTCGCCCATGGATCCCTCGGACCTGAAAACGCTCGCTCAATTCAACCTCTACGGCGATCCCTCACTCACGGCGGTCCAAACGCCTAAGGCATTCGTCTTGGCCGCCGCAGCCGACTTTACACTCGCGGAACGATCGGACCGGAAGGACCGTCGCCGGCTTCTATTTCGCGAAGGCGTTGATCTCGCCGCCAAAGAGCCGGTGCCCACACCGGTCCGGAGGAAGCCGAAGAAGGCGATACTCGACCGGTTGCAAGCGAGCGCAGAGGCTCAAGGAAGAACAGCGGGTACTCTGTTGTCGTTCTCAATCCGGCATCGAGGGCGCGCTAAACTCCCGCATGCGCTTGCACAAGCACCTTCACTCCCGACCGCGTTTCACCTACTGTTTACTAAGCCAGTAGAGGATACGTCTTCGTCCCGCGCTGAAACCGGAATCGTAGACATCGTGGTATTCGTCGGCAAGGAGGTTGATGGTGAGCTCGCCTCGATCACCAAGATAAGGAGCCGCTGA
- a CDS encoding IS6 family transposase, whose amino-acid sequence MTRLARDPLYRRHRFPADVIAHAVWLYFRFPLSLRMVEDMLAARGVIVSHQTVRLWAEKFGGHFANDIRKRSTGKLGDKWHLDEVVISIGGKKHWLWRAVDQDGFVLDVLVQNRRNVKAAKRLMRKLLKGQGRSPRVMITDKLRSYGAAKRDIMPGVEHRSHKGLNNRAENSHQPTRRRERIMKGFKSARHLQRFASIHDPVANLFHIPRHEISSDHHRELRTEAMQMWNEIARLQTA is encoded by the coding sequence ATGACCCGACTTGCCCGTGATCCTCTTTATCGTCGCCACCGATTTCCAGCCGATGTGATTGCACATGCCGTTTGGCTTTATTTCCGGTTTCCGCTCAGTCTGCGCATGGTCGAGGATATGCTGGCGGCGCGTGGGGTCATCGTATCTCACCAAACCGTGAGGCTCTGGGCTGAGAAATTCGGAGGGCACTTTGCCAACGATATCCGGAAGCGATCGACCGGCAAGCTCGGCGACAAATGGCACCTCGATGAGGTCGTCATCTCCATTGGCGGCAAGAAACACTGGCTTTGGCGCGCCGTCGATCAGGACGGCTTCGTCCTTGATGTTCTGGTCCAGAACCGCCGAAATGTCAAAGCTGCAAAGCGTCTGATGCGAAAGCTTCTGAAAGGGCAAGGTCGTTCACCGCGTGTGATGATCACCGACAAACTTCGGTCCTATGGCGCCGCAAAACGCGATATCATGCCAGGTGTCGAGCATCGCTCGCACAAGGGATTGAACAATCGTGCTGAGAATTCTCATCAACCGACCCGGCGGCGAGAACGGATCATGAAGGGCTTCAAGTCAGCCCGACATCTCCAGCGTTTTGCTTCAATTCATGACCCTGTTGCCAACCTTTTTCACATTCCACGCCACGAGATCTCATCAGACCATCACCGCGAACTGAGAACCGAAGCTATGCAGATGTGGAACGAAATCGCACGCCTGCAAACCGCATAA
- a CDS encoding sensor histidine kinase, with the protein MTEAEESPIGPETVADLPHLGEALDDDRFRQFLDHVPFGVAVAELSSNEVLVYANIEFERLIGVSAEKLQGKLWSSLPLVRSVSGDQDLATAIVAGEEYLGTFATSSGADQQSHIDAWSNTIVNDAGTPLFRLVAIATTNSGQTGTILATTLAEKDVLLKELQHRVKNNLQMITALIRMEARNAQHPDEGERFNRLAGRVDALTILYRSLSDTNADETVDLGTYVSQIASAVMAAHAVQGIRLDMKVDTWPVSVNIAMPVGLVVNELMTNALKHAFRDRESGEIVLRCVVDDAGCRISVADNGIGLSNPSDWPRRGKLSAMIVQSIRQNAKAEVQVDSTPGVGMKVTIVFEKREANRG; encoded by the coding sequence ATGACAGAAGCTGAAGAGTCGCCGATAGGCCCCGAAACGGTAGCCGACCTTCCTCATCTCGGGGAGGCGTTGGATGATGACCGCTTCCGACAATTCCTCGACCACGTCCCGTTCGGAGTTGCGGTTGCAGAACTCTCGTCGAACGAGGTGCTTGTTTACGCCAATATCGAGTTCGAGCGTTTGATAGGCGTGTCAGCTGAAAAGCTGCAGGGCAAGCTATGGTCATCACTCCCGTTGGTGCGCTCGGTGAGTGGAGACCAGGATCTCGCGACTGCCATTGTGGCTGGCGAGGAGTATCTCGGAACGTTTGCGACATCTTCCGGGGCCGATCAGCAGTCGCACATTGACGCCTGGTCGAATACAATTGTCAATGACGCTGGCACCCCTCTCTTTCGTCTTGTCGCAATCGCGACCACGAATAGTGGCCAGACCGGGACTATTTTGGCCACCACGCTTGCGGAAAAGGACGTGCTGCTCAAGGAGTTGCAGCACAGGGTCAAAAACAATCTTCAGATGATCACAGCGCTGATCCGTATGGAAGCCAGGAACGCGCAACATCCGGATGAAGGCGAGCGCTTCAACCGACTTGCAGGTCGCGTAGACGCGCTGACAATCCTCTACCGTTCCCTTTCCGATACCAATGCGGATGAGACTGTCGATCTTGGGACGTATGTGAGCCAGATTGCTTCGGCGGTTATGGCCGCGCATGCCGTTCAGGGTATTCGGCTTGATATGAAAGTCGATACCTGGCCCGTCTCCGTCAATATCGCGATGCCGGTCGGTTTGGTCGTCAACGAGCTGATGACGAACGCCCTCAAACATGCATTCAGGGATCGTGAGAGCGGCGAGATCGTCCTGCGCTGCGTCGTGGATGATGCGGGCTGCAGGATCTCGGTTGCGGACAACGGCATCGGTCTCAGCAATCCGTCCGACTGGCCGCGGCGGGGAAAACTCAGCGCCATGATCGTGCAATCGATCAGGCAGAACGCCAAGGCGGAAGTTCAGGTCGATTCAACGCCTGGGGTGGGCATGAAGGTCACCATCGTTTTTGAAAAGCGGGAAGCCAATCGGGGTTAG
- a CDS encoding sensor histidine kinase, with protein MEEHSAERLAAIVESSFDAIISKDLSGMIVSWNRAAERMFGYAETEVVGKPIYLIIPDDKRDEEADILRRLKLGERIEPFQTTRRHRDGRIVPISITISPIKSRSGKLVGASSIARDISETRESDRRLRLLMREINHRVKNQYAIVIAVIRQTATRSRSIEEFEKRVRERIMALSHSHDLLSQVDWAGVRLTDLVAHQLQPFEALQPVQISGPEIVLDANAVLNLGMAFHELIMNAMRFGVTDGGSISVTWGLTSEEGGDIFQLVWSEPAVAYADLLAQEEGFGALVLGKLVPSALSGHAKWSFTEGLIVWKLTAPLARIQIGLGSSALL; from the coding sequence ATGGAAGAGCATAGCGCAGAACGCCTCGCAGCCATCGTTGAATCTTCCTTCGACGCGATCATCAGTAAGGATCTTTCCGGGATGATCGTCAGCTGGAACAGGGCGGCCGAACGCATGTTCGGCTATGCGGAAACCGAGGTGGTCGGAAAGCCGATCTATCTGATCATACCGGACGACAAACGGGATGAGGAGGCGGACATCCTGCGTCGGCTAAAGCTGGGAGAACGGATCGAACCGTTCCAGACGACCCGGCGCCATCGAGACGGCCGGATCGTCCCGATCTCGATCACTATTTCTCCGATCAAAAGTCGTAGCGGGAAACTCGTCGGTGCATCCAGCATTGCCCGGGACATCTCGGAGACGCGCGAGAGCGACCGCCGGCTTCGCCTTTTGATGCGAGAAATCAATCATCGCGTCAAAAATCAGTACGCCATTGTGATCGCCGTTATCAGGCAGACAGCGACACGCTCCCGCTCAATCGAGGAATTTGAGAAGCGGGTCCGCGAACGCATCATGGCGCTGTCTCACTCACATGATCTGCTGTCGCAGGTCGATTGGGCGGGGGTAAGGCTTACCGATCTCGTGGCGCATCAACTTCAACCCTTTGAGGCTTTACAGCCGGTGCAAATTTCCGGCCCGGAGATCGTCCTTGACGCCAACGCTGTCCTAAATCTCGGCATGGCCTTCCACGAACTGATCATGAATGCGATGCGCTTCGGGGTCACGGATGGTGGCAGCATATCCGTCACTTGGGGGCTGACGAGCGAAGAGGGCGGCGACATATTCCAGCTCGTCTGGTCTGAGCCGGCAGTGGCTTACGCCGATCTACTGGCGCAGGAGGAGGGCTTCGGCGCCCTGGTTCTCGGTAAGCTGGTGCCATCGGCCTTGTCCGGCCACGCGAAATGGAGTTTCACGGAGGGGCTGATTGTCTGGAAGCTGACAGCGCCGCTTGCTCGCATCCAGATCGGGCTCGGGTCTTCGGCCTTGCTCTGA
- a CDS encoding DUF6481 family protein, with product MKHARNNELTDRRSAAADAKVALLTAYRTAKTAAEPTQAARQAERISLVEAREARRAERERLKLEELTRHEALAAQEQAAIEAASAAEIEARHSAENARISRVVQDEAARKAERDRRYAARKARQA from the coding sequence TTGAAACACGCCAGAAACAACGAACTCACCGACCGACGCTCCGCTGCTGCGGACGCCAAAGTAGCTCTTCTCACAGCATACCGGACCGCGAAGACCGCCGCCGAGCCAACACAAGCCGCCAGACAGGCAGAGCGCATCTCGCTTGTTGAAGCCCGCGAGGCGCGCCGTGCGGAACGGGAACGTCTGAAGCTGGAAGAGCTCACCCGGCACGAGGCCCTTGCGGCTCAGGAACAAGCAGCTATCGAAGCAGCATCCGCGGCCGAGATCGAGGCGCGACATTCGGCGGAGAATGCCCGGATATCGCGGGTTGTTCAAGACGAGGCCGCTCGCAAGGCTGAACGCGACAGACGTTACGCCGCCCGCAAGGCCCGGCAGGCTTAA
- a CDS encoding cold-shock protein, producing the protein MTTGTVKWFNSTKGFGFIQPDNGGADAFVHISAVERAGMRELVEGQKIGFELERDMKSGKMSACNLQSA; encoded by the coding sequence ATGACCACTGGCACAGTAAAATGGTTTAATTCCACCAAGGGCTTCGGCTTTATCCAGCCGGACAACGGCGGCGCGGACGCTTTTGTCCACATTTCCGCTGTCGAGCGCGCCGGAATGCGCGAGCTGGTCGAAGGCCAGAAGATCGGCTTTGAACTCGAGCGCGACATGAAGTCGGGCAAGATGTCGGCCTGCAATCTGCAGTCCGCTTAA
- a CDS encoding DUF982 domain-containing protein — protein sequence MKPDMLRHPITILVGLGFPAEVRTVIDAYRHLSEWPTSFRDTAHSVALKACQAALRGDIEAETARGFFAAFAAKHDLLAPETPAIAAFRGRGDRDPHVQ from the coding sequence ATGAAACCCGATATGCTTAGACACCCTATCACAATTCTTGTCGGCCTGGGCTTTCCTGCGGAGGTTCGCACCGTGATCGACGCTTACCGGCACCTGAGCGAGTGGCCGACCTCGTTTAGGGACACGGCGCACTCTGTTGCCCTGAAGGCATGTCAGGCGGCGCTTCGAGGAGACATCGAGGCAGAGACGGCGCGCGGCTTCTTTGCAGCATTCGCCGCCAAGCACGATCTGCTGGCTCCCGAAACGCCTGCGATTGCCGCCTTTCGCGGGCGAGGCGACCGCGATCCCCACGTGCAATGA
- a CDS encoding Hsp20 family protein: MATSYDYAPLFRSSVGFDRIFNLLENAQRSRSISDWPPYDIVKTGDNRYRISIAVAGFARDDLDITFQSNLLTVTGKKQEASADAYLHRGIAGRPFEHRFELADHVRVNGADLNNGLLSIDLVREIPEALKPRKIDIQTNPALAKPAAPAQIEVQKAA, from the coding sequence ATGGCAACATCTTACGACTACGCACCCTTGTTTCGGTCGAGCGTCGGCTTCGACCGGATCTTCAATCTTCTCGAAAACGCCCAGCGCTCGCGCTCGATTAGCGACTGGCCGCCCTATGACATCGTCAAGACTGGCGATAACAGGTACCGGATCTCGATCGCGGTCGCAGGCTTCGCCCGGGACGATCTCGACATCACCTTCCAGTCCAACCTGCTGACCGTCACTGGCAAGAAGCAGGAGGCTTCTGCCGATGCCTACCTGCATCGCGGCATCGCCGGCCGGCCGTTCGAGCACCGCTTCGAGCTTGCCGACCATGTCAGGGTGAATGGCGCTGATTTGAATAACGGTCTGCTGTCGATCGATCTCGTTCGTGAGATCCCGGAGGCCTTGAAGCCGCGGAAGATCGACATCCAGACCAACCCGGCCCTCGCAAAACCGGCCGCGCCGGCGCAGATCGAAGTGCAGAAGGCTGCTTGA
- a CDS encoding usg protein — MQFSSDLDRQLNGYGLTTAHILYRIPDFESVLQTYVWQDYDLAPDFPEMRKFLGFWQAKLDGPLHSVRYSHQRLIGPNEWRRVEGEFKLH, encoded by the coding sequence ATGCAATTCTCATCGGATCTGGATCGTCAGCTCAACGGCTACGGGCTGACCACCGCGCATATCCTCTACCGCATTCCCGATTTCGAATCCGTCCTGCAAACCTACGTCTGGCAGGACTATGATCTAGCACCGGATTTTCCGGAGATGCGCAAGTTCCTTGGCTTCTGGCAGGCGAAGCTTGACGGGCCGCTCCACTCCGTCCGCTATTCCCACCAGCGGCTGATCGGTCCGAACGAATGGCGACGTGTCGAGGGCGAGTTCAAGCTTCACTGA
- a CDS encoding VOC family protein gives MENGTVNVRYMVENVETSIEWYVAHLGFSLISRYPPAFADVQRGALRLLLSGPSSSAGRPMADGEVPCPGGWNRIHLIVDDLESEVERLRAAGVRFRNDVVRGPGGSQVLLVDPSGNLVELFQPART, from the coding sequence ATGGAAAACGGGACGGTCAATGTGCGTTATATGGTCGAAAACGTGGAAACTTCGATCGAGTGGTATGTCGCTCATCTGGGCTTTTCGCTGATCTCTAGGTATCCCCCTGCCTTCGCCGATGTCCAGCGAGGCGCACTTCGCTTACTCTTGAGCGGGCCATCAAGTTCAGCCGGCCGCCCGATGGCCGATGGTGAGGTGCCTTGTCCAGGAGGATGGAACCGGATCCATTTGATCGTCGACGATCTTGAAAGCGAAGTGGAACGGCTGCGGGCGGCCGGCGTGCGGTTCCGCAACGATGTCGTTCGCGGGCCAGGCGGATCCCAGGTTTTGCTGGTTGATCCGTCGGGCAACCTAGTCGAATTGTTTCAGCCGGCGCGAACTTAG
- the istA gene encoding IS21 family transposase, whose product MELYLKVRLAVSEGMTRRQAAKHFNISRDSVSKMVSYSTPPGYQRQLPIRRPKLDAFVSTIDHWLDEDLKVPRKQRHTAKRVFDRLRDERGFTGGYTIIKDYMRERDQRRQEVFVPLAHPPGHGQADFGEAMVVIGGVERKAHFFVLDLPHSDGCYVRAYPAAVSEAWVDGHIHAFAFFGAVPQSIVYDNDRCLVAKILPDGTRKRAGLFSGFLSHYLIRDRYGRPGKGNDKGNVEGLVGYARRNFMVPIPQFPTWGAFNIWLEEQCRKRQRDRLRSESETIGERLQRDLAAMRSLPLSPFDACDQTSAKVTAQSLVRYKTNDYSVPVAYGHQDVWVRGYVDEVVIGCRGEIVARHPRSWEREDVVFDPVHYLPLIEHKINALDQAAPLQGWDLPEEFATLRRLMEGRMAKHGRREYVQVLRLLESFELSDLHAAVKQALQLGAIGFDAVKHLILCRVERRPPRLDLSIYPYLPKATVETTSAKAYMRLLSSDAEEAA is encoded by the coding sequence GTGGAATTATATCTGAAGGTTCGCCTGGCCGTCTCGGAAGGGATGACCCGTCGTCAGGCTGCGAAGCATTTCAACATATCTCGCGACAGCGTTTCCAAGATGGTGTCGTATTCGACACCGCCCGGCTATCAGCGTCAGTTGCCGATCCGGCGACCCAAGCTGGATGCATTTGTTTCGACGATCGATCATTGGCTCGATGAAGATCTGAAGGTGCCGCGCAAGCAGCGCCATACGGCCAAGCGAGTGTTTGACCGGCTCCGGGACGAGCGCGGCTTCACCGGCGGCTACACGATCATCAAGGATTACATGCGCGAACGGGATCAGCGCCGTCAGGAGGTGTTCGTGCCGCTGGCTCATCCGCCGGGCCATGGGCAGGCCGATTTCGGCGAGGCGATGGTGGTGATCGGCGGTGTCGAGCGGAAGGCCCATTTCTTCGTGCTGGATCTGCCGCATAGCGATGGCTGCTATGTACGGGCCTATCCGGCGGCGGTCTCTGAGGCCTGGGTCGACGGCCACATCCATGCGTTCGCGTTCTTCGGGGCGGTGCCACAGTCGATCGTCTACGACAACGACCGCTGCCTTGTGGCAAAGATCCTGCCCGATGGGACACGCAAGCGCGCCGGGTTGTTCAGCGGCTTCCTGTCCCACTACCTGATCCGGGATCGCTATGGCCGTCCGGGGAAAGGCAACGACAAGGGGAATGTCGAGGGGCTTGTTGGCTACGCCAGGCGCAACTTCATGGTTCCGATCCCACAGTTTCCGACATGGGGTGCATTCAATATCTGGCTCGAGGAGCAATGCCGCAAGCGTCAGCGCGATAGACTGCGCAGCGAGAGCGAGACGATCGGAGAACGGCTGCAGCGCGATCTGGCTGCCATGCGTTCGTTGCCACTATCGCCCTTCGATGCCTGCGATCAGACCAGTGCCAAGGTCACGGCTCAGTCGCTGGTGCGGTACAAGACCAACGACTATTCCGTCCCGGTTGCCTATGGCCACCAGGATGTTTGGGTCCGGGGCTATGTCGACGAAGTGGTGATCGGTTGCCGTGGTGAGATTGTCGCCCGCCATCCGCGGAGCTGGGAACGAGAAGATGTCGTCTTCGATCCTGTGCATTACTTGCCGCTGATCGAGCATAAGATCAATGCGCTGGATCAGGCAGCACCTCTCCAGGGCTGGGACTTGCCAGAGGAATTCGCCACTCTGCGGCGGTTGATGGAAGGCCGCATGGCAAAGCATGGCCGGCGGGAGTATGTGCAGGTTCTGCGCTTGCTGGAAAGCTTCGAGCTTTCTGATCTGCATGCGGCGGTAAAGCAGGCTCTGCAACTCGGAGCGATCGGCTTCGACGCTGTAAAGCATCTGATCCTTTGCCGGGTGGAGCGCCGGCCGCCGCGACTGGACCTGTCCATCTACCCCTACCTGCCGAAGGCGACGGTCGAGACGACATCAGCGAAGGCGTACATGCGCCTCCTGTCATCGGATGCGGAAGAAGCGGCATGA